A genomic region of Leptolyngbya sp. NIES-2104 contains the following coding sequences:
- a CDS encoding sulfite exporter TauE/SafE family protein yields MLDLLLIASVGFLGSFGHCLGMCSPLTVAFSLSHHNRSKWQQVRFNVLLNLGRILSYAIVGAAIGALGSVLIAGGQLAGIDSGLRRTLAIVTGLLLIWFGLSNINASWLPRVPILHPIQGKLHDRFSAWMAELSRSHHWGTPALLGMIWGLIPCGFLYTAQIKAAETGNTAHGAITMLAFGLGTAPMMISTGLFASALSRDRRSQLFKLGGWVTLTIGLLTLLRSSDMVDYTGHAALICLMLALIARPISRIWASPLRYRRALGVGAFVLSVAHIGHYLDHTFNWNLGAIVFLLPAQQFGMWAGISAFGLMIPAALTSFDQAVSKLGTVWRKIHLFSIPALILAAIHTSFSGSNYLGEISVDFNNRFRVGILIFLVISVLLVRSRFFWSLLSLEKLYVPAKK; encoded by the coding sequence ATGCTTGATTTATTGTTGATTGCAAGCGTCGGATTTTTGGGAAGCTTCGGGCACTGTTTGGGAATGTGTAGCCCTCTGACCGTGGCGTTTTCCTTGTCGCATCACAATCGCTCTAAGTGGCAGCAAGTTCGATTTAATGTTCTGCTGAATCTAGGGCGGATTCTCAGTTATGCGATCGTAGGAGCCGCGATCGGTGCTTTAGGTTCAGTTCTCATCGCAGGCGGACAGCTTGCCGGAATCGATAGCGGGTTGCGTCGAACCTTAGCGATCGTCACCGGATTGCTTTTAATCTGGTTTGGTCTATCGAACATTAATGCAAGCTGGCTACCGCGTGTTCCGATTTTGCATCCGATTCAGGGAAAATTGCACGATCGCTTTAGTGCGTGGATGGCGGAATTATCGCGATCGCACCATTGGGGAACGCCTGCTTTACTCGGAATGATCTGGGGTTTGATTCCCTGTGGATTTCTCTACACTGCACAGATTAAAGCAGCAGAAACCGGAAACACGGCACACGGCGCAATCACGATGTTGGCGTTTGGGTTGGGAACGGCTCCGATGATGATTAGTACGGGATTATTTGCGTCAGCATTGAGTCGCGATCGACGAAGCCAATTGTTCAAATTAGGCGGCTGGGTAACTTTGACGATCGGTCTTTTGACTTTGCTCAGAAGCAGCGATATGGTCGATTACACCGGACATGCTGCCCTGATTTGCCTGATGTTAGCGCTGATTGCGCGACCGATTAGCCGAATTTGGGCATCTCCGCTGCGGTATCGACGGGCATTAGGTGTGGGGGCGTTTGTCTTATCTGTGGCGCACATCGGACATTATCTCGATCACACGTTTAATTGGAATTTAGGCGCGATCGTCTTTCTGCTTCCCGCTCAACAATTTGGAATGTGGGCAGGAATTTCAGCATTTGGTTTGATGATTCCCGCAGCGTTGACCAGTTTTGATCAAGCGGTTTCTAAACTTGGTACGGTTTGGCGAAAAATTCATTTATTTAGTATTCCAGCTTTGATTCTTGCAGCAATTCATACAAGTTTTTCTGGATCGAATTACTTGGGTGAAATTAGTGTTGATTTTAATAATCGTTTTAGAGTGGGGATTCTTATTTTTCTGGTGATTAGCGTATTGTTAGTTCGATCGCGCTTTTTCTGGTCGCTGTTGTCGTTAGAAAAACTCTATGTTCCTGCTAAAAAATAG
- a CDS encoding class II glutamine amidotransferase, whose amino-acid sequence MCQLLGMNCNVPTDICFSFEGFSARGGRTDEHQDGWGIAFFEGAGCRSFIDIQAAIASPVAELVRKYPIHSTHVIAHIRKATFGKVALENCHPFQRELWGRYWVFAHNGDLPNFEPEPEGIYRPVGQTDSERAFCLILNTMRQAFPIEKPSAAELYPVLKSVTSAIANYGTFNYLFSDGETFFVHCSTKLCYIVRQAPFAAAHLIDADLTVDFQELTTPNDRVAVIATTPLTDNETWTTIEPGELLAFQDGLPMRFG is encoded by the coding sequence ATGTGTCAATTACTAGGAATGAATTGCAACGTGCCCACGGATATTTGCTTCTCGTTTGAGGGGTTTTCGGCGCGGGGCGGTCGAACCGATGAGCATCAAGACGGATGGGGCATTGCTTTTTTTGAAGGGGCGGGATGTCGATCGTTTATCGATATTCAAGCGGCGATCGCGTCTCCGGTGGCGGAACTGGTTCGCAAGTATCCGATTCATTCGACGCATGTGATCGCACACATTCGTAAAGCGACTTTTGGCAAAGTGGCATTAGAGAACTGTCACCCGTTTCAGCGAGAACTCTGGGGGCGGTATTGGGTGTTTGCTCACAATGGAGATTTGCCGAACTTTGAGCCAGAACCAGAAGGAATCTACCGCCCTGTGGGTCAGACCGATAGTGAACGAGCCTTTTGCTTGATATTGAATACAATGCGACAAGCATTTCCGATCGAGAAACCGAGTGCGGCTGAATTGTATCCGGTGTTGAAATCGGTGACTAGCGCGATCGCGAATTATGGCACGTTTAACTATTTATTTTCCGATGGTGAAACCTTTTTTGTGCATTGTTCGACAAAGCTTTGCTACATTGTGCGACAAGCTCCATTTGCAGCAGCGCATTTGATTGATGCAGATTTGACTGTGGATTTTCAAGAATTAACGACACCAAACGATCGAGTAGCAGTAATTGCGACAACACCCTTAACTGATAATGAAACTTGGACAACGATTGAGCCAGGAGAATTGTTAGCATTTCAAGATGGCTTACCTATGCGGTTTGGTTGA
- a CDS encoding sensor histidine kinase KdpD: protein MRQPPAPNFARSLILMLFAIVILLEYTTPSNYVFGYLYTGAILIASSRLSRRATFYITLIASLLTLANLWFPSGEISSLATIANRMIAVIALIVTGILGDRNRLYQTALLQQQSQLRSQEQLARLREDFISTLTHDLKTPLLGAIETLNSLDRAEFGTITPAQKTVFNLMKRSHQTTLKMVEMLLDVYRNDAEGLQLNLEPINLANLAEEVLLMLRELATTRRVYLNVRYGDSEFRQDLWVKGDRLQLQRVFTNLVTNSINHSPRGERVSIVLDSNSSYQTVKVIDAGFGIPADVLAHLFERFYQGQSDRQATGSGLGLYLSRQIIEAHHGTIWAENLSPHGAMFAFRLAAIPPERMS, encoded by the coding sequence ATGCGCCAACCGCCCGCCCCAAATTTTGCCCGATCGCTGATCTTGATGCTGTTTGCAATCGTGATTCTGCTCGAATACACCACACCCTCAAATTATGTGTTTGGGTATCTCTACACCGGAGCTATCTTAATCGCGAGTTCGCGACTGAGCCGTCGTGCCACCTTTTACATTACGCTGATCGCATCCCTTCTGACTTTGGCAAATCTTTGGTTTCCGAGCGGGGAAATCAGTTCACTGGCAACGATCGCGAATCGAATGATCGCGGTGATTGCCCTGATCGTGACGGGAATCTTAGGCGATCGCAATCGGCTGTATCAAACCGCATTGCTTCAACAACAGAGTCAACTGCGATCGCAAGAACAACTTGCCCGACTGCGCGAAGATTTCATCTCAACCCTAACGCACGATCTGAAAACACCCCTGTTGGGCGCGATCGAGACTTTGAATTCGCTCGATCGGGCTGAATTTGGCACGATTACACCCGCACAAAAGACCGTGTTCAATTTAATGAAACGCAGCCATCAAACGACCTTGAAAATGGTTGAAATGCTGCTCGATGTGTATCGCAACGATGCGGAAGGATTGCAACTGAATCTAGAGCCTATTAATCTGGCAAATTTGGCAGAGGAAGTGCTGTTAATGCTGCGGGAATTGGCAACGACTCGCCGCGTTTATCTCAACGTCAGATATGGAGACTCTGAATTTCGACAGGATCTATGGGTGAAGGGCGATCGCTTACAGCTTCAACGAGTTTTCACAAACTTAGTCACCAACAGCATCAATCATTCACCTCGTGGAGAACGAGTCTCGATCGTGCTTGACTCGAATTCGTCTTATCAAACCGTGAAAGTGATTGATGCGGGATTCGGCATTCCCGCTGATGTCTTGGCGCATTTATTCGAGCGATTTTATCAGGGACAAAGCGATCGACAAGCGACCGGATCAGGACTCGGCTTATATTTGAGTCGGCAGATTATCGAAGCACATCACGGTACAATCTGGGCAGAAAACCTTTCTCCACACGGTGCGATGTTTGCCTTTCGACTAGCAGCCATTCCACCCGAACGCATGTCATAG
- a CDS encoding response regulator transcription factor has translation MPSPSIKLLLAEDDELFRLGLRMRLQQESDLDIVAEAEDGETAVELIKQSEIDLVLLDIGLPGIGGIEACRQIKAAIPDLPILILTSHSEQSLIARLIGAGAHGYCLKGIPAEKLILALRSVASGASWWDQTATSMIQTQFQHPAPAQSENPLTKREQEILKLVALGKSNPEIADELYITPGTVRVHIHAILHKLNVRDRTQAAILALQKHYVEPDDSE, from the coding sequence ATGCCCTCTCCCTCGATCAAACTTCTCCTTGCTGAAGACGATGAACTGTTTCGCCTGGGTTTACGAATGCGACTCCAACAAGAATCCGATCTCGATATCGTCGCCGAAGCCGAAGACGGTGAAACCGCAGTCGAACTGATCAAACAATCGGAAATCGATCTGGTTCTACTCGATATCGGACTGCCCGGAATCGGAGGCATCGAAGCCTGTCGCCAAATCAAAGCCGCGATACCTGACTTGCCCATTTTGATTCTCACTTCGCATTCAGAACAAAGTTTAATTGCTCGACTAATTGGTGCGGGCGCACACGGATATTGTCTCAAAGGAATTCCCGCTGAAAAGCTGATTCTTGCCCTGCGATCGGTGGCTTCTGGAGCTTCTTGGTGGGATCAAACCGCAACCAGCATGATTCAAACCCAATTCCAGCATCCAGCTCCCGCTCAATCCGAAAATCCCTTAACCAAACGCGAACAGGAAATTCTCAAGCTTGTCGCCCTTGGCAAATCGAACCCCGAAATCGCTGACGAACTCTACATTACACCGGGAACTGTCCGCGTTCATATCCATGCCATTTTGCACAAACTGAACGTCCGAGATCGGACTCAAGCCGCCATTCTCGCGCTGCAAAAACATTATGTTGAGCCGGATGATTCTGAGTGA
- the crtA gene encoding cyanoexosortase A — protein MKEFFKTPYLLLAIAVALTTIHLQLIDRVNHKGPFLEAALMCWAAAWFLGWRKRQDLMLKSNATASTIGLGLIAWLLFRSLNLVEYDAFLRFFPVLSGVSLALLASGFVLKPYWRELAVLGFMTIPTTTILGLIDISPLTAEFSGSLLWYTGFRVVQEGVMLHLPTGSVEVYRGCSGIQLIWQHISLGFLFVLLFPIGWIRSLIVFVAGVLIAFIVNCLRVGLMAILVAQNNREAFDYWHLGTGSLIFSMISVSLFGLLCYVLLENADRAAEEEEEAQA, from the coding sequence ATGAAAGAGTTCTTCAAAACGCCCTATCTTCTTCTTGCGATCGCGGTTGCCCTCACCACGATTCATCTTCAACTGATCGATCGAGTCAATCACAAGGGACCCTTTCTCGAAGCTGCTTTAATGTGTTGGGCAGCGGCTTGGTTTCTCGGCTGGCGCAAGCGTCAAGATCTCATGCTCAAGAGTAATGCGACCGCTAGCACGATCGGATTGGGGCTAATCGCTTGGCTCCTTTTTCGCAGTCTTAATCTGGTCGAGTATGATGCCTTTCTGCGATTCTTTCCGGTGCTGTCTGGTGTGAGCCTTGCCCTCCTAGCGTCAGGATTTGTGCTCAAACCGTATTGGCGAGAATTGGCTGTGCTGGGATTTATGACGATTCCTACGACGACGATATTGGGGCTGATTGATATTTCACCGCTCACCGCCGAATTTAGCGGCAGCTTGCTTTGGTATACGGGCTTTCGAGTCGTTCAAGAAGGCGTGATGCTGCACCTGCCGACGGGAAGCGTTGAAGTGTACCGAGGGTGTTCAGGGATTCAACTCATTTGGCAACACATTTCGCTGGGATTTCTATTTGTTCTGCTGTTTCCGATCGGATGGATACGATCGCTGATTGTTTTCGTTGCTGGAGTCCTGATCGCCTTTATCGTGAATTGTCTCCGAGTCGGATTAATGGCGATTCTTGTGGCTCAGAACAATCGAGAAGCATTTGACTATTGGCATTTGGGAACGGGATCGCTAATTTTTTCGATGATTTCCGTCTCGCTGTTTGGATTGCTCTGCTATGTTCTGCTCGAAAACGCCGATCGTGCAGCCGAAGAAGAAGAGGAGGCACAAGCTTGA
- a CDS encoding cyanoexosortase A system-associated protein, which yields MKPWENVRNLWLATALVSSSLVVFRLAVTPAQKPSPPSYTFPESVPLSRWEFIKATPIGVQKLYTPSLATSADDLTISGQSYRYLRNGQPLEVEMRYFNTLNHVPDILRETTIRLDRIDITSQRSDLGTYAVYGRSDRLYLTACISATGETTVDRSELHSVQLQPAIVARRVVPWFLGQAPLRDMRCLWTRLSMPMNSAAPQATQQELEQAWGEWVNWWRNHYPPEP from the coding sequence TTGAAACCCTGGGAAAATGTTCGGAATCTTTGGTTAGCAACTGCGCTTGTGAGCAGTAGTTTAGTCGTGTTCAGATTGGCAGTCACTCCCGCTCAAAAGCCATCTCCGCCGAGCTATACGTTTCCTGAATCGGTGCCTTTGTCGCGCTGGGAATTCATCAAAGCGACTCCGATCGGCGTTCAAAAACTCTATACACCCTCGCTGGCAACGAGTGCCGATGATTTAACGATTTCCGGTCAATCGTATCGCTATCTTCGCAACGGTCAGCCGCTTGAAGTTGAAATGCGCTATTTCAATACACTCAATCATGTGCCGGATATTTTGCGAGAAACAACGATTCGGCTCGATCGGATCGATATCACCTCGCAGCGTTCAGACTTAGGAACTTATGCCGTGTATGGGCGATCGGATCGGCTATATCTCACTGCCTGTATTTCTGCGACTGGAGAGACCACGGTAGATCGTAGTGAACTTCACAGCGTTCAGCTTCAACCCGCGATCGTAGCGCGTCGAGTTGTGCCTTGGTTTCTCGGTCAAGCGCCTCTTAGAGATATGCGCTGTCTTTGGACGCGACTCTCGATGCCAATGAATTCCGCTGCACCACAAGCGACTCAACAAGAACTAGAGCAAGCTTGGGGCGAATGGGTGAACTGGTGGAGAAATCACTATCCGCCCGAACCATAA
- a CDS encoding PEP-CTERM sorting domain-containing protein, whose product MATHSRGVWILPKPHSVSANHSNLAEAESVFAQKPESRSRDSSRRAAFVRLTFAITGGWLLSHIALPAYAVSLINNSGVQFDQETTIESNFVESHGAYQSTFGVINLETKEKTPLITETRASDSPESIFKPSTRRSHIGTNTDFKGTPGNAVPQPTAQFRFQANQRYVLYLESTYNGRPTGIIYSTDVLNPNREQQVQFAGGLTDLCSGGVTVGWDDTGSKIVRDRQQQDRDFDDFIVQMKSLSCGVGGGEPPSVQVAAPESPAVVAPGGRNSSLLWAAPLALLPFLFRGGGGGGNPSVIPPVIPPVPPSCPSGNCQPIPEPLTILGSGSAIAFATLMQRRRKRK is encoded by the coding sequence ATGGCAACTCATTCTCGTGGTGTTTGGATTCTCCCAAAGCCGCATTCCGTCTCAGCGAATCATTCAAATTTAGCTGAGGCTGAATCTGTGTTCGCACAAAAACCGGAATCGCGATCGCGTGATTCCTCTCGACGCGCCGCGTTCGTACGGCTCACGTTCGCTATTACAGGTGGGTGGCTTTTGAGTCACATTGCCTTACCAGCCTACGCTGTGAGCCTCATTAACAATTCAGGTGTGCAATTTGACCAAGAGACAACGATCGAATCAAATTTCGTTGAATCCCACGGAGCCTATCAATCGACCTTCGGCGTAATCAATTTAGAAACCAAAGAGAAAACGCCTTTAATTACCGAGACCAGAGCTTCAGACAGCCCCGAATCCATTTTCAAACCCTCGACCCGTCGCAGTCACATCGGTACGAATACTGACTTCAAAGGCACCCCCGGCAATGCAGTGCCTCAACCTACGGCTCAGTTTCGATTTCAAGCGAATCAACGATATGTGCTTTATCTAGAATCTACCTATAACGGTCGTCCGACCGGGATCATCTACTCGACCGATGTGCTCAACCCCAATCGAGAACAGCAAGTTCAATTTGCAGGCGGACTCACCGACCTGTGTAGCGGTGGAGTGACCGTGGGATGGGACGATACCGGCTCGAAAATCGTGCGGGATCGCCAACAGCAAGACCGCGATTTCGATGACTTTATTGTGCAGATGAAGAGCTTAAGCTGCGGCGTTGGCGGTGGGGAACCTCCATCGGTGCAGGTTGCAGCACCGGAATCGCCCGCGGTCGTTGCACCCGGAGGCAGAAATAGCAGTCTGCTTTGGGCAGCCCCACTCGCCTTGCTGCCCTTTTTGTTTCGCGGCGGTGGCGGTGGTGGTAATCCGTCTGTGATTCCGCCTGTGATTCCGCCTGTGCCCCCGTCTTGTCCAAGCGGCAATTGCCAACCCATCCCAGAACCTTTAACGATTCTGGGGTCAGGAAGCGCGATCGCGTTCGCAACCCTAATGCAACGACGGCGCAAACGCAAGTAA
- a CDS encoding ABC transporter ATP-binding protein translates to MIEVEQLSKVYGSTAAIEDVTFSVEPGEILGFLGPNGAGKTTTMRILSGYLPASRGTAKIAGFEVHENLMQVRQKIGYLPESPPLYPEMTVQGFLNFVAQIKGVSAGDRASRIQTALEKTGLVEKRKTIIRKLSKGYRQRVGIAQAIVHDPPVIILDEPTVGLDPRQIIEVRNLIKQLANDHTVILSTHILPEVSMTCDRVTIINRGRVVATNTPNQLMAQLNRRTGYELEVEGNWNAIEQCLNLIQNVQSIEQLARTENRYRVRVVSESGTEPGREISMALASYGIELYEMRRVQASLEDVFLELTTEEKPVEDHAEEES, encoded by the coding sequence ATGATCGAAGTCGAACAACTCAGCAAAGTGTACGGCTCAACGGCAGCGATCGAGGATGTGACGTTTTCGGTTGAGCCGGGTGAAATTCTTGGTTTTTTGGGTCCGAACGGGGCTGGCAAAACCACGACGATGCGAATTTTGTCGGGCTATCTTCCTGCCAGTCGTGGAACTGCAAAAATTGCTGGGTTTGAGGTGCATGAGAATTTAATGCAGGTGCGGCAAAAGATCGGATATTTGCCGGAGTCGCCGCCGCTTTACCCGGAAATGACGGTGCAGGGATTTCTCAACTTCGTGGCGCAGATTAAAGGAGTGAGTGCGGGCGATCGCGCTTCCCGAATTCAAACGGCATTAGAGAAAACTGGCTTGGTCGAGAAGCGCAAAACGATCATTCGCAAGCTGTCGAAAGGATATCGGCAACGGGTGGGAATCGCTCAAGCGATCGTGCATGATCCGCCTGTGATTATTCTGGATGAACCGACGGTCGGACTTGATCCGCGCCAAATTATCGAAGTGCGGAACTTGATTAAGCAATTGGCGAACGATCATACGGTGATTCTTTCAACTCACATTTTGCCGGAAGTGAGTATGACCTGCGATCGCGTCACCATTATCAATCGTGGTCGAGTCGTGGCAACGAATACTCCTAATCAATTGATGGCGCAACTCAATCGCAGGACGGGCTATGAATTGGAAGTTGAGGGGAACTGGAACGCGATCGAACAGTGTTTGAATCTGATTCAAAATGTGCAATCGATCGAACAACTTGCAAGAACCGAAAATCGCTATCGGGTTCGCGTCGTGTCAGAATCGGGAACGGAACCCGGACGAGAGATCTCAATGGCACTCGCGAGCTATGGGATTGAATTGTACGAAATGCGGCGAGTGCAAGCCAGTTTAGAAGATGTGTTCTTGGAATTGACGACCGAAGAGAAACCTGTTGAAGATCACGCTGAGGAAGAGTCATGA
- a CDS encoding ABC transporter permease has product MKTVLYNILAIYRRELLSYFTSPLMYAIAAVFWLVSGFLFTVTLDGVIQQAAQYDQATAAGISTAPIDIPYEFIRTILGVIGSLSLFVLPILSMGLYAEERKRGTLELLATSPVTNWAVAVGKLLGVMTFFFTMSLPLLLYEAIALSNVNPPIQINVLLLGHLGLLLLAGSVLSLGMFMSSLTDSTIVAAIFTFTLVLALWVVDLIARNFGGVVGEAIGHLSLLKHYTNLIQGIVDTSSLVVFASYIFLGIFLTAQSIDAFRFQRS; this is encoded by the coding sequence ATGAAGACGGTTTTGTATAACATCTTGGCAATCTATCGACGGGAGCTTCTGAGTTATTTCACGTCTCCGTTGATGTATGCGATCGCGGCTGTCTTCTGGCTGGTTTCTGGCTTTCTATTCACAGTGACGCTCGACGGTGTGATTCAACAAGCCGCACAGTATGATCAGGCAACGGCAGCCGGAATTTCAACCGCTCCGATCGATATTCCTTACGAATTCATTCGGACAATCTTAGGTGTGATTGGTTCGCTATCACTTTTTGTATTACCAATTCTATCAATGGGACTGTACGCGGAAGAACGTAAACGCGGCACATTAGAATTGTTAGCGACATCACCTGTTACAAATTGGGCGGTAGCAGTCGGTAAATTACTCGGTGTGATGACATTCTTCTTTACGATGTCGTTACCGTTGTTGTTGTACGAAGCGATCGCGCTTTCTAACGTCAATCCACCGATTCAGATTAATGTTCTATTACTCGGTCATTTAGGATTACTGTTACTTGCTGGATCAGTGTTATCGCTCGGAATGTTTATGTCGTCGCTGACCGATAGTACGATCGTTGCTGCAATTTTCACGTTTACGTTAGTTCTTGCATTGTGGGTTGTGGATCTCATTGCTAGAAATTTTGGCGGTGTGGTGGGAGAAGCGATCGGGCATTTATCACTGTTAAAGCACTATACAAATTTGATTCAAGGCATTGTAGATACGAGTAGCCTTGTTGTGTTTGCAAGCTATATCTTTCTTGGGATTTTCTTGACGGCTCAATCGATCGACGCATTCCGTTTCCAGCGTTCTTAA
- a CDS encoding Gldg family protein — protein MKRRFSFVKFLILPGAMLILAGISAGIVSGTWGSIPFGLIIAGIVLIGLWMVLIGRFEDPLAPTFWKRRSTQASTNALVSTIAVLVILGLINFLAVRAAQRIDLTESRLFTLSPESQQVLQEMQQGVKIWVFSSDRNPQDVDLLENYQRRTPKFSFEFVDPQANPGLAQAFGVKNAGDVFIELQSSKRRQFLQSISPQARLSESRVTNGILQITSDRRSKAYFLQGHGEKSLTEGEGAISNSVKALEDKNFTNEPLNLAQLGRVPSDASAVLVIGPTRTLPEGEVKALQDYSNQGGNLLIAVDPNVKAGLDPFLNTWGVKLDDRIAINAPDQQLTNAGPAVAVVTQYGAHPITKDFGNGISFYPIARPIDITQISGVQATPLLLTDPNSWAESNIKQQPLKLDGGDRPGPLAISVALDRTVTPTPSPSPTASPSPNASPSPSPSPLASKPARLVVFGNSTFIVNGFSNQQLNGDVFLNSVTWVSQDPLQPLSIRPKDVKNRRIVLNNEQALLIGFLALGIVPLFGFITAGVVWWQRR, from the coding sequence ATGAAAAGACGTTTTAGCTTTGTAAAATTTCTCATTCTGCCGGGTGCGATGCTGATTCTAGCAGGCATTTCCGCTGGCATTGTCTCTGGAACTTGGGGATCGATTCCGTTCGGATTGATTATCGCTGGAATTGTGTTGATCGGACTGTGGATGGTTTTGATCGGGCGATTTGAAGATCCGTTAGCTCCGACGTTTTGGAAACGACGATCGACGCAAGCCAGCACGAATGCGTTAGTGAGTACGATCGCAGTTCTAGTCATTCTCGGATTGATTAATTTCTTAGCCGTCCGAGCGGCGCAACGCATTGATTTAACTGAATCTCGATTGTTCACGCTCTCGCCTGAATCGCAGCAAGTTCTACAAGAAATGCAGCAAGGCGTGAAAATTTGGGTGTTTTCTAGCGATCGTAATCCTCAAGATGTCGATCTACTCGAAAACTATCAGCGTAGAACGCCAAAATTTAGCTTTGAATTCGTTGATCCTCAAGCCAATCCTGGACTCGCTCAAGCCTTCGGAGTGAAGAATGCAGGCGATGTCTTTATCGAACTGCAATCGAGCAAACGGCGACAATTTTTGCAAAGCATTTCTCCGCAAGCCCGACTGTCTGAGAGTCGAGTCACGAATGGAATTTTGCAAATAACCAGCGATCGACGTTCTAAAGCCTATTTCCTTCAGGGTCACGGCGAAAAGTCGCTCACTGAAGGCGAAGGTGCAATCTCCAATTCCGTCAAAGCTTTAGAAGATAAGAATTTCACAAACGAGCCGCTGAATCTCGCTCAACTCGGAAGAGTTCCTTCTGATGCTTCCGCTGTTTTGGTAATTGGACCCACTCGCACATTACCAGAAGGTGAAGTGAAAGCGCTCCAAGACTATTCCAATCAAGGCGGAAATCTGTTGATTGCCGTTGACCCGAATGTCAAAGCTGGACTCGATCCGTTTCTAAACACTTGGGGTGTGAAACTTGACGATCGCATTGCCATCAACGCACCCGATCAACAGTTAACGAATGCAGGTCCAGCGGTGGCAGTCGTGACTCAATACGGTGCACATCCGATCACGAAAGATTTTGGTAACGGGATTTCGTTTTATCCGATCGCCCGCCCGATCGACATTACTCAAATCTCCGGCGTTCAAGCCACTCCGCTCCTTCTAACCGATCCAAACAGTTGGGCAGAAAGCAACATCAAACAGCAACCGCTCAAACTAGATGGCGGCGATCGACCGGGACCTTTAGCGATCAGTGTTGCCCTCGATCGTACCGTTACCCCAACGCCTTCTCCGTCTCCAACCGCTTCTCCCAGTCCGAATGCTTCTCCAAGTCCTTCACCCAGCCCGCTCGCTTCCAAACCCGCTCGCCTAGTCGTCTTTGGCAATTCCACTTTTATTGTGAATGGCTTTTCTAATCAACAGCTTAACGGTGATGTCTTTCTCAACTCCGTTACTTGGGTGAGCCAAGATCCATTGCAACCCCTTTCGATTCGTCCAAAAGACGTGAAGAATCGCCGCATCGTGCTGAATAATGAGCAAGCCTTGTTAATTGGATTTCTAGCATTAGGAATTGTGCCGCTCTTTGGTTTTATCACCGCTGGAGTCGTTTGGTGGCAACGTCGCTAA
- a CDS encoding Uma2 family endonuclease, whose product MSYTPLRLLTVEEFVQQYGDQIRYELANGELIDMEPTGPHEAVAGKVASRISLEIDRQNLPFVIPKSCILRPSGDEATARRPDVIVLDEAALIDEPYWQQEPVIVQGRSIKLVVEVVSTNWENDYARKVEEYALMGISEYWIIDFRGLGGIRFIGDPKQPTITVNRRVGRLYEQQLFRLGENLNSSLFPELKLKLDDVMPRQ is encoded by the coding sequence ATGTCTTATACCCCGCTTAGACTACTGACGGTTGAAGAATTCGTTCAACAGTATGGCGATCAAATCCGCTACGAACTTGCGAATGGAGAGTTGATTGATATGGAGCCAACCGGACCTCATGAAGCGGTGGCGGGAAAAGTCGCAAGTCGGATTAGTCTAGAAATCGATCGACAAAACTTGCCCTTCGTCATTCCTAAAAGCTGTATTCTGCGTCCGTCTGGAGATGAAGCAACGGCTCGCCGCCCGGATGTGATAGTGCTTGATGAAGCTGCATTGATCGATGAACCCTACTGGCAGCAAGAACCTGTGATTGTTCAGGGTCGATCGATCAAATTGGTCGTTGAAGTCGTCAGTACCAACTGGGAAAATGACTATGCGCGAAAAGTGGAAGAATATGCGCTGATGGGAATTTCTGAGTACTGGATTATTGATTTTCGTGGATTGGGTGGCATTCGATTCATTGGCGATCCAAAGCAACCGACCATTACAGTCAATCGGCGAGTCGGGAGACTTTACGAACAACAACTATTTCGACTAGGAGAAAACCTTAATTCATCGCTATTTCCTGAATTGAAATTGAAGTTAGACGATGTGATGCCGCGTCAATAA